Proteins encoded within one genomic window of Canis lupus familiaris isolate Mischka breed German Shepherd chromosome 12, alternate assembly UU_Cfam_GSD_1.0, whole genome shotgun sequence:
- the DLA-DQB1 gene encoding major histocompatibility complex, class II, DQ beta 1 precursor (The RefSeq protein has 6 substitutions compared to this genomic sequence), which translates to MSGKMTLCIPRGFWTAAVMMILVVLSIPVAEGRDSPQDFVFQYKAECYFTNGTERVRLLTKYIYNREEFVRFDSDVGEFRAVTELGRPDAEYWNRQKDEMDRVRAELDTVCRHNYGREELTTLQRRVEPTVTIFPSKTEVLNHHNLLVCSVTDFYPGQIKVRWFRNDQEQTAGVVSTPLIRNGDWTFQILVMLEMTPQRGDVYTCHVEHASLQSPITVQWRAQSESAQSKMLSGIGGFVLGLIFLGLGLIIRHRSQKGSRGSPPAGLLH; encoded by the exons ATGTCTGGGAAGATGACTCTGTGCATCCCCCGAGGCTTCTGGACAGCAGCTGTGATGATGATCCTGGTGGTGCTGAGCATCCCAGTGGCTGAGGGCAGAGACTCTCCAC AGGATTTCGTGTACCAGTTTAAGTTCGAGTGCTATTTCACCAACGGGACGGAGCGGGTGCGGCTTCTGACTAAATACATCTATAACCGGGAGGAGTTCGTGCGCTTCGACAGCGACGTGGGGGAGTACCGGGCGGTCACGGAGCTCGGGCGGCCCGACGCTGAGTACTGGAACCCGCAGAAGGACGAGATGGACCGGGTACGGGCCGAGCTGGACACGGTGTGCAGACACAACTACGGGGTGGAAGAGCTCACCACGTTGCAGCGGCGAG TGGAACCGACAGTGACCATCTTCCCGTCCAAGACAGAGGTTCTGAACCACCACAATCTGCTGGTCTGCTCAGTGACAGATTTCTATCCAGGCCAGATCAAAGTCCGGTGGTTTCGGAATGACCAGGAGCAGACAGCTGGTGTCGTGTCCACTCCACTTATTAGGAATGGGGACTGGACCTTCCAGATCCTTGTGATGCTGGAGATGACTCCCCAGCGAGGAGATGTCTACACTTGCCATGTGGAGCACGCCAGCCTCCAGAGCCCCATCACAGTGCAGTGGC GGGCACAGTCTGAATCTGCCCAGAGCAAGATGCTGAGTGGCATTGGTGGCTTCGTGCTGGGGCTGATCTTCCTTGGGCTTGGCCTTATCATCCGTCACAGGAGCCAGAAAG